A stretch of Haemorhous mexicanus isolate bHaeMex1 chromosome 32, bHaeMex1.pri, whole genome shotgun sequence DNA encodes these proteins:
- the LOC132340596 gene encoding rano class II histocompatibility antigen, D-1 beta chain-like isoform X1, protein MGGEKMWKGKWGKDGTEEAAARAGWRPWGTGSAQWGSGLAPGALGVLGGHPGAVSCTHKGVPEDEIEECHLLNGTEKVRFVERFIYNREQFLILDSDVGVYVGFIAYGEMNAKRSNRHPVHMEYYRALVDTQCWRNYELYAPFTTVERRGCWPDGSGMSAKWCLQVCSLDQDWFPTEPILKQWVPLTAEIALSCFGTWTVHTCFQYTYSLLS, encoded by the exons atgggaggggaaaaaatgtggaaggggaaatgggggaaggaTGGCACAGAGGAAGCGGCAGCGCGGGCAGGATGGCGGccgtggggcacagggagtgcGCAGTGGGGATCCGGGTTGGCCCCCggtgctctgggggtgctgggggggcaccccggagctgtgtcctgcactCACAAGGGTGTTCCAGAGGATGAGATTGAAGAGTGTCACTTGTTGAACGGCACGGAGAAGGTGAGGTTCGTGGAGAGGTTCATCTACAACCGGGAGCAGTTCCTGATATTGGACAGCGACGTCGGGGTGTACGTGGGGTTCATCGCCTATGGGGAGATGAATGCCAAGCGCTCTAACAGGCACCCGGTTCACATGGAGTACTACCGGGCTTTGGTGGACACGCAGTGCTGGCGAAACTACGAGCTTTATGCCCCGTTCACAACGGTGGAGCGCCGAG GATGCTGGCCTGACGGAAGTGGGATGTCTGCCAAGTGGTGCCTGCAGGTGTGTTCGCTGGACCAAGACTGGTTTCCCACAGAACCAATCCTGAAACAATGGGTCCCGCTCACTGCTGAGATTGCTTTGTCCTGTTTTGGAACATGGACTGTCCATACCTGTTTTCAATACACTTATTCTCTGTTGTCTTAA
- the LOC132340596 gene encoding H-2 class II histocompatibility antigen, I-E beta chain-like isoform X2 has product MGGEKMWKGKWGKDGTEEAAARAGWRPWGTGSAQWGSGLAPGALGVLGGHPGAVSCTHKGVPEDEIEECHLLNGTEKVRFVERFIYNREQFLILDSDVGVYVGFIAYGEMNAKRSNRHPVHMEYYRALVDTQCWRNYELYAPFTTVERRGCWPDGSGMSAKWCLQQRTIRDP; this is encoded by the exons atgggaggggaaaaaatgtggaaggggaaatgggggaaggaTGGCACAGAGGAAGCGGCAGCGCGGGCAGGATGGCGGccgtggggcacagggagtgcGCAGTGGGGATCCGGGTTGGCCCCCggtgctctgggggtgctgggggggcaccccggagctgtgtcctgcactCACAAGGGTGTTCCAGAGGATGAGATTGAAGAGTGTCACTTGTTGAACGGCACGGAGAAGGTGAGGTTCGTGGAGAGGTTCATCTACAACCGGGAGCAGTTCCTGATATTGGACAGCGACGTCGGGGTGTACGTGGGGTTCATCGCCTATGGGGAGATGAATGCCAAGCGCTCTAACAGGCACCCGGTTCACATGGAGTACTACCGGGCTTTGGTGGACACGCAGTGCTGGCGAAACTACGAGCTTTATGCCCCGTTCACAACGGTGGAGCGCCGAG GATGCTGGCCTGACGGAAGTGGGATGTCTGCCAAGTGGTGCCTGCAG CAGAGGACTATAAGAGACCCCTGA
- the LOC132340596 gene encoding H-2 class II histocompatibility antigen, I-E beta chain-like isoform X3 — MGGEKMWKGKWGKDGTEEAAARAGWRPWGTGSAQWGSGLAPGALGVLGGHPGAVSCTHKGVPEDEIEECHLLNGTEKVRFVERFIYNREQFLILDSDVGVYVGFIAYGEMNAKRSNRHPVHMEYYRALVDTQCWRNYELYAPFTTVERRGCWPDGSGMSAKWCLQRTIRDP; from the exons atgggaggggaaaaaatgtggaaggggaaatgggggaaggaTGGCACAGAGGAAGCGGCAGCGCGGGCAGGATGGCGGccgtggggcacagggagtgcGCAGTGGGGATCCGGGTTGGCCCCCggtgctctgggggtgctgggggggcaccccggagctgtgtcctgcactCACAAGGGTGTTCCAGAGGATGAGATTGAAGAGTGTCACTTGTTGAACGGCACGGAGAAGGTGAGGTTCGTGGAGAGGTTCATCTACAACCGGGAGCAGTTCCTGATATTGGACAGCGACGTCGGGGTGTACGTGGGGTTCATCGCCTATGGGGAGATGAATGCCAAGCGCTCTAACAGGCACCCGGTTCACATGGAGTACTACCGGGCTTTGGTGGACACGCAGTGCTGGCGAAACTACGAGCTTTATGCCCCGTTCACAACGGTGGAGCGCCGAG GATGCTGGCCTGACGGAAGTGGGATGTCTGCCAAGTGGTGCCTGCAG AGGACTATAAGAGACCCCTGA